The nucleotide sequence CCCACTTTCACCAACAACAGCGACAGTGCGACCTTCATGCATATCAAAGCTCACGTCATGCAAAACCGGGACCGTGCCATAGGCGGCATCCACGTTCTGCACGCTGACAACAGGAACCGAACCGGTCTGAACTGCTGGCTTTTGTGGGCGCTCAAAGCTGCGCACAGCCCAGAGAGATTTGGTGTATTCCTGCGTTGGCGCGGCAAGCATTGTGCGGGTATCGGCCGTTTCGACCTCATCACCCTTGAGCAGCACTTTGATCGTATCTGCCATCTGGGCAACCACGGCCAAATCATGCGTGATATAAATCGCTGCCGTATTGAACTGTTCGACAATATCACGGATCGAGGCAAGCACCTCGATCTGTGTGGTCACATCCAGCGCAGTTGTCGGTTCGTCAAAAATGATCAGGTCAGGGCGGCAAGACATCGCCATCGCGGTCATGCAGCGTTGTAGCTGCCCCCAGACACCTGATGCGGATAGCGAAAGCCAATCTCATCAGGGTTCGGCAGGCGCAGCTTTCGGTAGAGCTCCATCCCGTCCGTTTCGCTTTCGGCTTTATCCATCACACCATGCTGAACCGGGCCTTCAACATGCTGATCAAGCAGCTTGTGCGCAGGGTTAAAACTGGCAGCGGCTGATTGCGCGACATAGGCAATGCGCTTGCCCAGCAGGTCGCGTTTAACCGCAGCCGAGGCCGTCAGCAGATCAATGCCATCAAACTCAACACTGCCTTTGCTGATGCGCACACCATCACGCGTGTACCCCATCGCCGCCAGACCAAGTGTGGACTTACCAGCACCGGATTCGCCAATCAGACCCAGCACTTCACCCTTTTTCAACGTCAGGTCGATACCGTTGATGATCGGGTTCCATGTCTCATCACTCCGACCTTCCAGCCAGACATCGCGCATCTTGACCAGTATCTCTTCGCTCATTCTTTCAGCCCCGACGATTTGTGCAGCATCCAGTCAACCACAAAGTTCACGGCCACGGTCAGCAATGCTATCGCGCCAGCGGCCAACAACGGGGCCGTTGCAGCCATCGGTGCGAATTGCGCGAAGTTCACGAAACCGCCCAAGTCACGCACCATGGTCCCCCAATCAGCAAGTGGCGGCTGGATGCCGACACCCAAGAATGACAATGCCGCAATCGTCAGGAACACAAAGCAGAAACGCAGGCCAAATTCTGCCAGCAGTGGGGCCATAGCATTGGGTAAGATTTCCTTGAAGACCAGATAGCCCAGCCCTTCACCGCGCAGCTTTGCCGCTTCAATATAGTCCATGACCACAATGTTCTGCCCAACGGCACGGGCCAGACGGTAAACGCGGGTGCTGTCAATCACGGCAATGATCAGGACCATAAAGACCGTCAGCGGGATACCCAGTTCAGGTGCCCAAACACTCGCAATTGTCATCAAGAGCAGCGCAAAGATCAGGGACGGAATGGCCATCAGCACATCGACCGCACGTGACAAAAGCTGGTCCAGCCAACCACCCAAGGTCGCCGCCAGAAAACCAAATGTGCCGCCCAAAAGGAAAGCCAGAACGGTCGTTGCAAATGCAATACCGACGGTATTCTGCGCGCCATAGATCAAACGGCTGAGGATATCGCGGCCAATCTGGTCCGTCCCAAGCGGGAAGTCCGGGTTGCCGCCCAGCGCCGGATCGCCACCCGGAATAACGTTTGCCGCCACGCCGGGAATAATCTGCTCTTGCCCATAAGGCGCAATGGCACCAGCGAAAATCGCAAAGATTGCATAGATCAGGATCGTCAGAATTCCGAATGATGCGGTCAGCGGCATGGAGCGGAACAGTTTTTTGCTGCCCGCCGTGCCAACGGAACGCCCCAACAGGCGGAATACCCAGGCGGCAATGGCAAAGAGGATGAAGCCCTCAATCGCAATGCGCAGGAAGAAGAACTTGTTGGCAATGGCCTGATCATCGCTGCGCCCTTGCATATAGGCCCAGACCAACCACGCCAGAACGGCAACACCCAGAACGTATCCATAAGCCACACCATAGGGCATATCGCGAAACTTGGGCGCATTGCCCGTCGCCGCTTGCCCGGCAAACCGGAACCCCCAAGCAAGGGCCGCAATGCCCATGAGTGCTGCAACGAACCAGATCATTTCGGATGCCTCAGACGTGGGTTGGACAGGATCGACATGATATCAGCCGTCAGGTTGAGCAGGATAAAGGCCGTTGCAAAGATCAGGCAACACGCCTGAACAACCGGGATATCGCGGATCTTCACACTATCAACAAATAGCTGGCCAATGCCGGGATAGACGAACACCACCTCAACCACGACGACGCCGGTGATCAGGTAAGCCAGGTTCAGGGCAATCACATTGATGATCGGCGCCAGCGCATTCGGCAAGGCGTGCTTCACGATCACACGCATCGGCGACAACCCCTTCAGGCGCGCCATCTCAATATAGGGCGAGGCCAAAAGGTTGATAATCGCCGCACGTGTCATCCGCATCATATGCGCAGTAACAACCAAGGTCAGCGTCAACGCGGGCAGCATTGATTTCTCGACCCGTTCACTGAATGGCATGCCCTCAAAGATGTTCGATAGCGATGGGAAGATCGGGTTCAGAACGGCAAGAAACAGGATCAGGATGTAGGCCAGAAAAAACTCGGGGCTTGAGATCGAGGATAATGTAAAAATATTCGTCGCCCGATCAAAGATGGTATTGCGGTAAAGCGCTGCAAGAACACCCAAAAGGATTGAAAAGGGGACTGCGATGATCGCTGTGATCATTGCAAGGAACATCGTATTGGCAAAACGGGGTGCGATTTGCTGGGCAACAGTCGTGGCGCCTGACTCTGTTCCGGTAAAGCTGGCAAAGTTGGCTTGGGCAAAGCTGGTGCCTAAATCACCCTGCAAAACGCCGCCCAACCATTGGAAGTAGCGGGTCACAAGCGGTTGGTCGAGGCCGAGGTCTTCGCGGATCGATGCAACAGCCTCTGGGGTGGCGCCCTGACCGAGAATGGATTGCGCAAAATCACCTGGCAGAAGGTTCACCGCGACAAAAATCACGATCGACACAATCAACAATGTCAGGAGCCCAAGCGCCAGGCGCTGTAGAATAATCGTTAGGACATTGCCCAAAACTTATTTTTTTCCCTGTTATTTAACATGAAAGCTTAACGGCAATATTTCATCTGTAAACCCTAAAGCCCCAAGGAATGCCGCTGCGCGCCCATCATATCCATTGTGCGCACAAGTTCTGCACTGATGCCCGGTTCGGACAATGCATGCCCTGCGCGGCCAATATAAGTTAGCCGAGATTTCGGCCACATCTGCGATAACTTATGGGCCGATACAGGCGGGCAGATCATGTCGTATCGACCTTGCACAATGACACCGGGTACTTTCGCTATCTTAGCCATTTGATCCGGATGCAAGATCTGTTGCTCCTTAGTCAAGAAGCCGCCGTGATAAAAATAGTGGTTCTCTAGCCGCGCAAAGGCACGGGCATAGTCCGCCGGACTATCGCCTGTCACACCATCGCTATCAATGGATGCCAGCGCATTTTCCCAAGACGCCCAGGCGCGGGCATAGCGGACCTCAAGCGCACGATCACCCGAAAAGAGACGGCGATGGTAGGCAGCGATGAAATCGCCCTGCTCGTCCTGAGGGATCAGGCTTGCAAACCGCGCCCAAAGATCGGGCCAGAATTTTCCGGCACCGCCCCCATAAAACCAATCCAGTTCTGGCTGCGTCATTAGGAAAACACCGCGTAACGTCAAGGCGGCGGCACGCTCTGGGTGCGCTTGTGCATAAATCAACGCCAGTGTGGCGCCCCACGACCCACCAAAGACAATCCAGCGATCAATGCCCAATGTCTCGCGGATCAACTCAATATCGGCCACCAGATGCCAGGTCGTATTCGCCTCGACACTCGCGTGCGGACGCGAGCGACCACAACCCCGCTGATCAAAAAGGATGATGCGAAAAACATTTGGGTCAAAGTAACGACGCATTGCCGGGCTACACCCGCCACCCGGGCCACCATGCAGAACAACGACAGGCACCCCATCGGGGTTTCCGCATTGCTCCATATAGATGCGGTGACCGTCGCCCACCTCCAACATCCGCTGATCAAAAGGATCAATCGGCTGGTAAAGATGCGTGCCTGGGCGCTTTTGTCCTACGACTTTGTCCATAACCACTCTATATCGCGTGTTGAACGTACTGACCATGAGGCGGAGCGATGAAAATGTCGGCAACGAACACTGTAGATCCCGGTGAAATCGCAAAGTTCGAGGCGATGGCAGCGGAGTGGTGGGACCTGAAAGGCAAGTTCAAGCCGTTACACATGATGAACCCGGTGCGGCTGGACTACATCACAAGTCAGATCGCCGCAGAGTTTGGCCGCGATCTGAGCCAACCCGAACCTTTCAAAGGCCTACGCATCCTTGATATTGGTTGTGGTGGTGGTTTGCTATGCGAACCCATGGCGCGGCTTGGGGCGACCGTGGTTGGCGCCGACGCGGCTGAGCGAAACATCCCTGTTGCGAAGATTCATGCTGAGCAATCAGGTCTGGAGATTGACTACCGTCATACGACGGCCGAGGCGATGGCCGATGCTGGCGAGCAGTTTGATGCTGTGCTCAACATGGAAGTTGTCGAGCATGTGGCGGACCCCCAAGGCTATCTTGATGCCTGCCAAAAACTGATGAAACCCGGCGCGATCCACATCTGTTCCACCATCAATCGCAACCCAAAATCCTTTGCCATGGCGATTGTCGGTGCCGAGTACATCATGCGCTGGCTGCCCAAGGGCACCCACGAATGGAACAAGTTCATCACCCCCGATGAGCTGTTTGGTTTCATCGAAAAGGCTGGCATGACGCCGGTAGATCGCAAGGGTTTTGTCTTCAACTTTGCCAAGTTCACCTGGTCAATCTCAGACCGTGATCTATCAGTCAACTATGTGACCGCTGCGACAAAGCCGGTTGAATAAGCTCAATACTTGCGCCACGATCCATATTACGGCCCAGCGCGTGAAGCTTGGCTATTGTGAAAGCACTTTGATCAGCCTCTCAGGAGAACGTTGGCTATTTCATTTCTACGATTCAGACGGGCGTTACGTGCACCAGCTGTGCGATATAGACAGAGACGTTCAATCGTAAGCAAATGCGGGGCACAATTCAGAAAGATTGGTGTGGCACCGGTTTCTTTTAAAGTAGCCGCATCATCAGAGCCCGCATCACCGACCGATGTTATTCTCCGCAAAGAGCGCGATCAGATTACTGCCCTTATCAATCAAAGTTGGCCACCCGGGATCTTGGCATACGTTCAGGGCAGGCTGGCAGCCCCTATCTACTGGTTTCATCAAACTGGCAGCCACATTCGGCAGATCAGTGTGGACCTCTCGGATGGCAATGCCCCAAGCATGGCAGGCTACAAGTTCGCTACAACATCAGACGAGTTTGCATTGTTACCTGATCCCCACTTTTTCCGAGGATATGGATATAGCGCGACCGACAAATATGCTGCTGAGCATGCCCCGGATTGGGATAATCGCAGAGATGACATCGTTTGGCGCGGCGCATTAAATGGAACCGGATTATTTTCGCTTGATCCAAAAAACATTGACAATCAAGGGGTGACGCAAAGGTTGCGCATGGCATTAAAGTGCCAAACCATGGATGTCGATTTCAGGTTTGTTGTAGACAAAGGCAAAAGCCACCGCAAAGTCTTGCAAAAAAACGGCCTGACGGGAAACTACATTGGGCACCTTGAATGGGCAAACATGAAGTATGCGATTGATATTGACGGCTTCACCAATGCTTGGAGCAACTTCATGCAGCGCCTGAGGCTTGGCTGCTGCGTGCTCAAGGTTGACAGCCAGTTTGGCTTCTACCAGTGGTACTATCACAAGCTGGTTCCTTGGGAGCATTTCGTGCCTATCCGTGCTGACCTCTCTGATTTGCAAGACCAGATAGATTGGGTCAAAAGCAACCCAGCCAAAGCACGCCAGGTTGCCCAACACGGGCAGGCTTTTGCCAAGGGATTGACCTTTGAAAGCGAACGCCAATATGCCGTCGAAACCATCGAAGAGCGGGAAGCCCGCGGATGAGTTTTTGGCATGACAAGATCGTCATCGTAGCAGGCGGCGCAGGGTTCATCGGTCAGCACCTTGTTCAGGCGCTGTTAAATGCCCATGCCAGCGTTCATGTGATCGACAATCACTCGACCGGGCGCGCGTTGGAGGTTCAGCCACGCACACAACAGCAGCTGACCCAACAACACCATGATATCTGCACACCAACGATGATGCCAAAGGCAGATGTCGTCTATAATCTGGCAAGCCCCGCGTCACCTGTTCACTACCAAGGCGATCCAATTCAAACTTGGAAAACCAATGTTCTGGGCACTCTGAAAATGTTGGAACATGCGCTGGATTGCGGGGCGACGCTGGTACAAGCGTCCACAAGCGAGGTTTATGGTGATCCTCTCTCTCATCCGCAAAAGGAAACCGACTGGGGGAACGTGAACCCCATTGGTCCACGTGCATGTTACGATGAAAGCAAACGCGCGGCAGAGGCCCTTTTGATGGATGCAGTTCGCACCGCGTCCGCTGATGTGCGCATTGCCCGCATCTTTAATACTTATGGCCCGGGGATGACTGACAGCGACGGGCGCGCGATCCCCAATTTTGCCACTCAGGCAGAGCAAGGCACACCTTTGACCATCTATGGTGATGGCACGCAAACACGCAGCTTTTGCCATGTCAGTGATACTGTCGAAGGATTGATGCGGCTGGGTATGGTAGATGCCGCAAAGGGGCAGGTCATCAACATTGGCAACCCAACAGAAGTGACAATCCTGGAAATTGCGCAACAGATCAATGCGCTGTTCGGCAATAAAAGCGATATTGTCTTTGAAGACAGACCCGTTGATGATCCACAACGGCGCTGTCCCGACATTGGAAGGGCCGAAAGCCTGCTGGATTGGACACCACAGATGAAACTCCAAGATGGCCTAATCACGCTTCATCAGACCGGGCAGATACGTAAGTCAGCTTAAAATGAGCGATCTGGTGTCAATCGACCTGATTGAGCTTCAACCGCATCTCGCGCAGGACCGGCAGCACCGCCTTCGCTTTATCCTCACCCACCTTACTAACCACATCTGCGATCACAGGTGCAATTGCGGCAAGTGCCGCATCGCGCGCTGATTGCCCCGACGGGCTGATCGCGACCATCTTGCGGCGTGCATCATCCCAATCGGGGCGAATATGCACCCAACCGGCCCACTCTAGCTTATGCAGCGTATTGGTCATTGCCCCGCGGGTCAGGTGAAATGTCTTGGCCAATTGCGCAGGCGAGCGTTCGACACCGGCATGCGCCAGATGGTTCAATACCGAAAAATGCGACAGCTCCATACCCTTGGGCAGCACACGCGCCACATTGGCCCGCGCCAGTTGATCAACGGCAAGGATTTCGCTGAACAGCGATACAGCCAAGTTGTTAGCGGCTTCGGACATCAAGGGCCTTCAAAGGGGCGATCGTGGCTGAGTGCCGCAATCCGTTTGCGGCTTTGTGCCACTGACCGCAGGTCAAGATCAACCAATGCCATACCCGGTTCAGTACCCAAGTCGGCCAAAACTTCGCCCCAGGGCGAAATCGCCATGCTGTGCCCATATGTTTTGCGCGGTTTGCCCGACGCAGAGGCATGTGTGCCCGTCTGCGCTGCAGCCAGCACATAAGAACCCGTCTCAATCGCGCGAGCACGCAAGAGCGGTTCCCAATGCGCCGCACCAGTGACGGGCGAAAATGCAGCGGGTATCAACAGAATCTCAGCCCCCGCCTGTGCCAAGGCCCTGTAAAGATACGCAAAGCGTACATCATAGCAGACGCTCATCCCGATTTTGGCGAATGGCGTATCGGCAACTACGGCCTTTCCACCAGGACGGTAGCCTGCAGATTCGCGGTAAGTCTCAGTTTCTGAGACCGTCACATCGAACATGTGAATCTTGTCATAACGGGCGACAATCTGGCCTGCCGGATCGATGAGGAACGACCTATTGGCAAACCGGCCATCCGCATCATGGGTTTTCAATGCGATTGACCCGATTGACAGCCAGACGCCATGGCGCACCGCCTCTTCGCGCAGTTTCTTCAACGTGATGTCATCAGCTTCGTGCTGCAAAACAGCCGTCTGATCCGCACGGTCCTGCGAGATACAGTTGGTGACTTCCGGGGTCAGGATGAAGTCAGCACCCTTCTTGGCCGCCTCTGCGACCATGGCGATGGTCTGCGGCAGGTTTGCCACCGGGTCATCGCTGACGTTCAGTTGAAGCAGTGCAGCCTTCATGCCGCGAGCAGCGCGTCCAATTTGCCACCGCGTTCGAGTGCGAACAAATCATCACAGCCGCCCACATGCGTGCCATCGACAAAGATCTGCGGGACGGTGCTGCCGCCATTCGCGCGCTGGATCATCTCGGCCCGGCGTTCGGGTTGGGCGGAAATATTGACCTCGGCAAAACTGATACCTTTGGAGTTCAAAAGACGTTTGGCCATGTGGCAAAAGCCACAGGTCGGTTTGGTGTAAATCTCAACAGTTGCCATAATGGTCGTCCTTAGATCGGTTTCGCCCCTGATCTAGGCATCTTTCACCACTCTGGCCAGTGTAACAATCGACACGTTTGCGGCACCGGCTGCCTTAGCGGCCTCGCTACAGGCTGCCAATGTCGCGCCAGAGGTCATCACATCGTCAACCAGGATGACCTGCTTGCCAGCAATCTGATCCACCCGTTTGGGGTTGGGTATGATTGCGCCGGAAAGCTCTGAAAACCGCGCATCGCGACTATGACCTTCCAGCGCATTCGTCTTCTTGGAGCGCAGCAAAGCATCGACGCAGACGGGCAGGTTCATAACCTTTGCCAGTTCTTGCGCCAGCAAAGCAGATTGATTGTAACGTCGCCGTATCAGACGGACCCAATGTAGGGGTACGGGCACAATCACAGTGTCTAATAAAGGGTAATAGGCCAGTTTCTGTGCCATCCATCGCGCTGCTGTTGGCGCAAGGTCAGTGCGGTCTCCATGTTTGAGACCCAGGACCAAGCGTCTGCCCACACCGTTATACACCAGAACAGATCGTCCTTTGTCCCACGGGCGCGCGATCGTCATGCAGTCGTCGCATTGTACAATCTCGCCATGATCCTCGCCGGGCAGTGGCGTCCCGCAGGTGTCGCAAACCAGCCCGCCAATAAACTGCGTTTCTTTCCAACAGGACGCACATAGCCCAAAATCATCGTCTGTTTGCGCGTCGCACGCCACGCATTGCGGCGGATAAATTGCTCGAATGACGCTTTGCAACCGCATGAATGCACCCTAAATGACCCGCATGGATATGCCCCAAATCACCGACCGCGCAGCCCTGATGCGCAATCGCGCCCGTGCCATCCCCGAATCAATGTTCCTGCAAGAACACGCCGCCGATGAACTGCAAGAGAGACTGATTGAGGTTAACAGAACCTTTACATCAGTCGCGATCGTGACTGGTTTTCCCGATTTCTGGGCGACACGCTATCCTGATGCTACAATCGTGGCCGATGATCAGACCCTTGACCTGAAACCGCAGGCACATGACCTGATCCTGCATACGATGTGCCTGCATTGGGCGAATGATCCCGTGGGGCAGTTGGTACAAACCCGCCATGCCTTGAAGCCGGATGGGCTTTTGCTTTGCACGTTTCTTGGCGGTCAGACGCTACATGAACTGCGCGCGTCGCTTGCGGAAGCAGAAGCAGTCGTCGCGGGCGGTCTGTCACCAAGGATCGCACCCATGGGTGAAATTCGTGACCTTGGCGGTCTTTTGCAACGGGCCGGTTTCGCGTTACCGGTGGCCGACAGCACACCCTTGACGGCCAGCTATGCGAACGCATTCCACCTGATGCATGATCTGCGTAAAATGGGCGAGAACAACGCACTCGCCCAGCGTATCAAACATGCGACACGGCGCAATGTGCTGACCGAGGCTGCATGCATCTACGCAGAGAACTTTCGCAATGCCGAAGGCCGGGTTGATGCCACGTTTGAGGTCATCACATTGACAGGTTGGGCACCCGCCGACAGCCAACCGAAACCATTGCGACCCGGCAGCGCCAAAACGCGGCTTGCGGACGCATTGAATACCCAGGAAACACCGCTAGATAGGTCCAGTGAATGACGCAACGCATGTCCCATTTAACTTGGACCGAAATCGCGCTACCTAAGAGGCAATGAAAATGTTCGATGCACAAGCCAACGCCGAAGCGCGCCCAGCCACATGCCCCGTGCATGCGCAGCCCGATCACCCGGCGGTGAAACCGGCACGCGTCGGTATTCTTGTCGCCAATCTGGGCACCCCGGATGGCACTGACTACTGGTCGATGCGCCGCTACCTGAACGAATTCCTGTCTGACAAGCGCGTGGTGGATTACTCTGCCTGGATCTGGCAGCCGCTTTTGCAGTTGATCATCCTGACCAAGCGCCCGTTTTCTTCGGGTGCGGCTTACAAATCAATCTGGAACGAAGAAGACAATGAAAGCCCGCTTCTAACAATCACCAAAAAGCAGACAGCGGCGATCAAGGCGCAGATGGTCGAACGCTATGGCGACGATGTACGCGTCGATTTCTGCATGCGTTATGGTAATCCATCAACGAAATCCAAAGTGCGTGAGATGGTAGAGGACGGGTGTACTAAAATCCTGTTCTTTCCGCTGTACCCGCACTACGCCGGGGCGACCTCTGCGACAGCAAATGATCAGTTCTTCCGTGCACTTATGGAAGAAAAGTGGCAGCCTGTTGCGCGCATTGTAGAGCCTTACTTTGCTGAACCCGCCTATATCGAGGCGCTTGCGCAGTCCATTGAGCGCGCCTATGCGGAGGCAGAAACCAAACCGGAAAAGCTGGTTTGTTCTTATCACGGCGTGCCGGAACGCTATCTACGCGAAGGTGATCCGTATCACTGCCAATGCCAGAAAACGACGCGTTTGCTGAAAGAACGTCTGGGCTGGGATGACACCCAAATTGTCACAACGTTCCAGTCTCGTTTTGGTCCTGAAGAGTGGCTGAAGCCCTACACGGTCGAAGAGGTGGCGCGTCTGGCGGAAGAGGATGGTGTTAAGAACATCGCCGTTTGCGCTCCCGCATTCTCGGCCGACTGCATCGAGACGCTTGAAGAGATCAACGAAGAGATCAAGGAAAGCTTCGAAGAGGCTGGCGGCGAGCATTTTACCTATATCCCATGCCTCAACGACGACCCGTCGCATATTGATGCGCTATCGGGCGTGATCGAGAAAAACCTGAAGGGTTGGCTTGGCTAAACCCGCGACTGGGGTCATGCAATGAAAGTAACCCTGACCGAAAGTGGCGCTACGATTGATGCCCATGATCTTGGCCCGCTTCTGGGTCTGAACCCGGCAGACGTGCCTGCCAAAATGCGCGCTGGCGAAATCACCAGCCAATCAGAAGAGGGCGTCGCCGAGGATGCTGGGCAAATTCGATTGACTTTCTGGTATTCTGATCAACGTGTCCGGCTGATCTGTGATACGGACGGCAACGTCATCAAAACAACCCGGATAAAAGCCGCACGCTAGGCTGATTCTGTTTGGAAGGTCGGGTAACTTGGTTAACGTCTGATTAACAAGCACGGTTTTTAGGCAAAAATGATACTAACACTCGAGAAAGACTCTGTTTTCTGGAGCAAAAACATAACTTTTTTGCAGGGTTGCCGCAAAGGTAACATATTTCCATGACATCAAATATACTGTGAAAGTGTATTGTTTGGATCGCGTCGTGTTCCGGCGTGGCGAGTGGTGAAGATGACGGCAGTAACGCAAGCAAAGGAAGAGGCGGGCCAAGAACAGCGCAGTGAAGCGCTTCCAGATGGTACCGCGCTACTTGGTGACCAGTTTACAATTGACAGAGCGCTGAGCAACGGCGGCTTTGGCATTACGTATCTTGCAAAGGACAACTACCTTGATCGGAATGTTGTCATCAAGGAATGCTACCCGGAAGTGTTTTGTATGCGCGAGGGCAAGAACGTGCTTGTCCGTTCCGATCAACATGCCGCAAAATACCGCACAATTGTTGAGATGTTCATGCGCGAGGCGCGCAGCATCGCCAAGATGCGCCACCCCAATATCGTTGGCGTACACCGGATTTTCGAAGACAATGAAACCGCCTATATGGTTCTGGATCTGATCCATGGCCGCGACCTGCTGAGCATCATCAACGATAAAAACGACCCGCTACCCCCCGATCAGATCAAAGAAATCCTGATCAAGGTCTTGGACGCGGTGGACCTTGTCCATCAGAACGATCTGCTGCACCGGGATATTTCGCCTGACAACATCCTGCTCGACAAATGGGGTAGCCCGTTTCTGATCGACTTTGGCGCGGCCCGTGAAGAAGCCAGCCGCGAAACACGTGCTGTATCAGCCGTGCTAGTCGTCAAGGATGGCTACTCACCTCAG is from Yoonia sp. GPGPB17 and encodes:
- a CDS encoding methyltransferase domain-containing protein, which produces MDMPQITDRAALMRNRARAIPESMFLQEHAADELQERLIEVNRTFTSVAIVTGFPDFWATRYPDATIVADDQTLDLKPQAHDLILHTMCLHWANDPVGQLVQTRHALKPDGLLLCTFLGGQTLHELRASLAEAEAVVAGGLSPRIAPMGEIRDLGGLLQRAGFALPVADSTPLTASYANAFHLMHDLRKMGENNALAQRIKHATRRNVLTEAACIYAENFRNAEGRVDATFEVITLTGWAPADSQPKPLRPGSAKTRLADALNTQETPLDRSSE
- the hemH gene encoding ferrochelatase yields the protein MFDAQANAEARPATCPVHAQPDHPAVKPARVGILVANLGTPDGTDYWSMRRYLNEFLSDKRVVDYSAWIWQPLLQLIILTKRPFSSGAAYKSIWNEEDNESPLLTITKKQTAAIKAQMVERYGDDVRVDFCMRYGNPSTKSKVREMVEDGCTKILFFPLYPHYAGATSATANDQFFRALMEEKWQPVARIVEPYFAEPAYIEALAQSIERAYAEAETKPEKLVCSYHGVPERYLREGDPYHCQCQKTTRLLKERLGWDDTQIVTTFQSRFGPEEWLKPYTVEEVARLAEEDGVKNIAVCAPAFSADCIETLEEINEEIKESFEEAGGEHFTYIPCLNDDPSHIDALSGVIEKNLKGWLG
- a CDS encoding DUF6522 family protein — encoded protein: MKVTLTESGATIDAHDLGPLLGLNPADVPAKMRAGEITSQSEEGVAEDAGQIRLTFWYSDQRVRLICDTDGNVIKTTRIKAAR
- a CDS encoding serine/threonine protein kinase, yielding MTAVTQAKEEAGQEQRSEALPDGTALLGDQFTIDRALSNGGFGITYLAKDNYLDRNVVIKECYPEVFCMREGKNVLVRSDQHAAKYRTIVEMFMREARSIAKMRHPNIVGVHRIFEDNETAYMVLDLIHGRDLLSIINDKNDPLPPDQIKEILIKVLDAVDLVHQNDLLHRDISPDNILLDKWGSPFLIDFGAAREEASRETRAVSAVLVVKDGYSPQEFYFAGGKQGPSSDLYALGATFYHLISGAAPPNSQTRMAEFA